The Salegentibacter sp. Hel_I_6 region TTCTTCCCCATTATTGGTTAAACGATGAAGGCTGGCCCTGCTAGCGGGAGTATCATTTTTATCCAGCTCAATAACGGCAACTTTTTTCTGATTTGGATGATAACCTACCTGCGAATGGCCAATTACCGGCTTCCGTATCCAATTGGGAATTGAATTTGCCTCAAGCCGCCATTCCAACACTTTACCGGTTTTTCCGGCAGGCAATAAACTTCTTACCACAAACCAGCCATTTTGAGCTTTATCTCTTCCATCATGTAAAAGCAACTGGGCATCATTTGATGTAATTGTTATTTTTCGTTCAGGGTCAGCTGGTGCTACTACAAGTTTTTGACCTTTAGCAAAAGGTGTTGGTGCTGTGTAGCCACTCTTATCCTTAACCATTGTACTATGTGGATACAGCGGAAAATTCCCTCCTTCGTCGTCCATATAATAGGTCTTTTCTGAATAAGCCGAGGGAATAAACTCCAAATTAAAACCAGCTTTACCAATTAAAGTATCGGGAATCGGTTCTTCTAAATGAACACTTAATAATACAGCATCTCCATCCATCTCTGCCCGAATCATATATTCAAAATTATAATCAGGATATTTTTCATAGGTATCAATACGATTGCTTTCCCTGTCTACTTCACGTCTTACAAAGGTGGGAATCGCATCCCATTGTTCTGGTGTAGCATGTAATCTTACATCTCCATTGGTAACTGTCCTTACCCCGTGATGGATTATTTCTATCCCGCTAATTTTAGAATCACTAAACAAACCATCATACCAATTGCTGAAAGCCAAAATATTCACTCCCGGTTTTTCGAAATACTCTTCTTCATTGAGTGTTAATCCCGAATTTTGGGCATTTATTCCACCACCAATAAAAATTAAAGCCAATAGTGGTAAAACCCTTTGAATAGGGATAAGTTTGGAGAAATGACAAATAACGGAAAGAAATTTAATTTTGGTAAAATTGCTCATATCGTACACCATATTTTTAAGCATTAAAATATTTTATTTCCAAAAAGCACAATCGATTGTCTTGAATGGCTTGAAGATGTTTAATATACAGTAAATGTTACAATTAACTTATTTTCATTTCTATTTATAATGGATATTAAATCGTGATTTCTCAGAAACTACCAGAGAGACTTCCCATTTATTTGCTCCAGGGCTTCACCTGCACTTGTAACCGGATATTTACATACAAAATCTTTACAAACATAGATCGTGGTCTGCCCGGCAACCAATTTGCCTTTAAGTAATTCTAAGGTTCCTTCTTTTTCTCCTCCCATAAAAAGAATATTAGGAAGATAGGTTTGGTTTATTTCCTTCTTTAATTGTTTGGCATTATTGCCCAAAATAGCAACTTCAAAAGGTGGTTTTACAAAATGAGCTTCTACGCTTGCCCAGTTTGCATAAAAAGTCGGGTATTCTTTTAAATTTTCTTGCACGTTTTGCAGCATTTGCTCAGCGACATTCTTTTTATTTTCATCATAAAAATAATGGGAAAGAAATAGTAGGCTCTTAGCCATCTCAGAATTTGATGACGGTATAACATTGTCTAAAATTTCCTTCTGGCGGGTAATTAAGCCTGAGTGTTCATTATGACTATAAAAAAACATTTTTGAAGCCGAATCAAAAAAATGTTCCTGGGTATAATTAGCCAGATCATTAGCCTGAAGCAACCATTTTTCACTAAAAGTAGCCTGGTAAAGATCAATGAATGCTGAAATTACAAACGCATAATCATCAAGAAAACCAGGAATACTTGCATTACCATCTTTAAAATTTCTTGTTATGGCGCCTTCTTTTGATATAACCTCTTTCTCAAGAAACCGGGCATTTTTAAGGGCGGCATCTAAGAATTGTTTTTCTCCAAAAACCTGATAGGCATTTAAGTAAGCTTTTATCATCAAAGCATTCCAGGAAGTCAGCACTTTATCATCCAGTGCTGGTTTAGTTCTCTTTTTCCTTTCAGCTATTAGTTTCTGTTTCGCATCAGAAATTTTATTTCTTAGCTCTGCGATTGAAACCAATTCTTCTTCAGCGAAATCCTCATCACTGGTATTCCTGTATAATATATTCTTGTTTTCTTCCCAATTCCCATTTGCTTCAATATTAAAGTATCTTTTAAATAAACATGAATTTCCACCTAAATTAACATCAATTTCATCTGCGGTCCACACATAATACTTCCCTTCTTCCCCATCGGTATCTGCATCAAGCGAAGAAAAAAATGCACCGTTAGAAGCGGTAAGTTCTTTTTCTACAAATTCAAGACTTTCATAAACTACCTGCTTATAAAGCGGATTTTTTGTTTTTTGCCAGGCCTGGGAATAAAGGCTTATAAGCTGTGCATTATCGTAAAGCATCTTTTCAAAATGTGGAACCCGCCAATCTTCATCTACAGTATATCTGGAAAAACCGCCACCCAAATGATCATAAATGCCACCAAAAGCCATATTGGTCAAGGTTATGTCAACAGCCTGTAATGCACTATCATCATCACTTAAATAATTATAATGGAGCAAAAAGTTCCATAATGCCGGTAAAGGAAATTTCTCTGATCCAATCTTTCCTCCTTTTTCAAAATCTATTTCAGGTTTAATTTGGCTATAAATACTATCTAGGTTATTTAATGAAAAAGATGGCTCCTTTTGAATTAATGGAACTTCATCTAAAGAATTTATCCCTTGAGTAACTTTTTCGGCTTGTTTTTCTATAGCAGCCGAATCGTTTTTATAAAGATTAACATAATGCTTAAGCACTTTTAACCAGTCATCCTTTGGATAATAGGTTCCTGCAAAATAAGGTTTCCCGTCTGGTAAGGCTAAAATATTCAGAGGCCAACCGCCCCCGCCGGTCATTAATTGGGCGGCGTTCATGTAGATATTATCTACATCGGGACGCTCCTCTCTATCAACTTTTATTGCAATAAAATTCTCATTCATTATCCTCGCAACCTCAGGATCTTCAAAGCTCTCTTCTTCCATTACATGACACCAGTGGCAAGCCGCATAACCTATACTAATTAGCAATGGCTTATTTTCCTCCTTTGCCTTTTTAAGGGTTTCCTCATTCCAGGCGTGCCAGTTTACTGGATTATGAGCGTGTTGAAGTAAATATGGACTGCTCTCATTAATAAGATTATTAGTAAACTCATGATCCACTTCCACTGTACTAGCTTGTTCCTTTCTTTCATTGGCACAAGAGACCAAACATAAATTCACTAATAAAATCCAAATTAACTTGAGAGGCTTCATGTGGGTGTATTGTCTTGACAAATGAGAGAATTAGTATAGAAAGAAAGATGGTTGCTTTTTCAAGTAACTTGTGTGAAACCTAAATTCACAACTTTAAGTTTTAAAAATACACTTATCTATCCACGAAACAAATGAATTTTCGTAGATTTTTCTAAAAAACAGATCTAATCATTCTTTCTTTTGGCAGAATTAGAAAGAAAATAGAAATTTAAAAGTTTAATTTAGATTATTGCTTATTCGTACCATCGAGCAATAAGTATTGTTTTCTAACTACGAAAATTATATTAAATTGAAAATATATTCTTCACCCTACTATAAACGAATATAATTTTTCCCTATTCACGTTTTTAAGGCATCCTAAATAAAACATTATTATGAGATCACTACTATCTATTCTAGCAATTTTAAGTTTTCTTCCCTCACTTGCGCAAAAAAATTCCAGTGAAATATTATCTATAAATGAACAGGAATACCTTGAAATGAGAGGTCTAAATGTGATGTTGGCTCACGATTTTTACCCTGAAAGTCACCAGGGTGGCGTTGGAATTATACAAAATGGAATACGTGTAGCTACCAATGGGGATCTACGTCTTGAACCTGCACCTGGACAATGGCAGCCGGTTCCAAAAGTGGGAGAAAGGCAGGTTGATTGGAAAAAACAGGAGATAAGTGTAAAAATGAGTTACCCCGATCCCGATAAGAATAGA contains the following coding sequences:
- a CDS encoding thioredoxin domain-containing protein, with translation MKPLKLIWILLVNLCLVSCANERKEQASTVEVDHEFTNNLINESSPYLLQHAHNPVNWHAWNEETLKKAKEENKPLLISIGYAACHWCHVMEEESFEDPEVARIMNENFIAIKVDREERPDVDNIYMNAAQLMTGGGGWPLNILALPDGKPYFAGTYYPKDDWLKVLKHYVNLYKNDSAAIEKQAEKVTQGINSLDEVPLIQKEPSFSLNNLDSIYSQIKPEIDFEKGGKIGSEKFPLPALWNFLLHYNYLSDDDSALQAVDITLTNMAFGGIYDHLGGGFSRYTVDEDWRVPHFEKMLYDNAQLISLYSQAWQKTKNPLYKQVVYESLEFVEKELTASNGAFFSSLDADTDGEEGKYYVWTADEIDVNLGGNSCLFKRYFNIEANGNWEENKNILYRNTSDEDFAEEELVSIAELRNKISDAKQKLIAERKKRTKPALDDKVLTSWNALMIKAYLNAYQVFGEKQFLDAALKNARFLEKEVISKEGAITRNFKDGNASIPGFLDDYAFVISAFIDLYQATFSEKWLLQANDLANYTQEHFFDSASKMFFYSHNEHSGLITRQKEILDNVIPSSNSEMAKSLLFLSHYFYDENKKNVAEQMLQNVQENLKEYPTFYANWASVEAHFVKPPFEVAILGNNAKQLKKEINQTYLPNILFMGGEKEGTLELLKGKLVAGQTTIYVCKDFVCKYPVTSAGEALEQINGKSLW